The DNA segment TAACATCCGTTACAAAAATACTGCCAGCAACGTTTCTAGCTTTAGCTTTTAGCTTTGCTAATGCTACAGAAATCGAAATAGATCAAAAAGCTATGTTAAAAGACAAACTCAATACAGTGCAAGGCTTCAGTTCATCATTCACTCAGAACGTTGTAGATGCCGATGGTAATGTTTTACAAAATTCCAGTGGCACGTTAGCAGTAAAACGACCTAATTTAATTTATTGGGAAACGAAAGCCCCAGATGAAACGTTGGTGGTGAGCGATGGTGAAACATTGTGGTTTTATAACCCATTTGTCGAACAAGTATCGGCCTTTAATATTTCAAATGCCGTCACTAATACGCCAATTTTATTATTGTCAGGGTTAAATGATGAAGCTTGGCAAGATTACAGTGTTGCTAAAGTTACTGAAAACGAGTTTCGCATCACATCTTTAAATGAAGATGCACAAGTTAAAACATTACATTTGGTGTTTTCTGGTAATGACTTAATTAAATTCACCGTAACCGATGCAACAGGGCAGTTAAGCCATTTTAATTTAGCAGATGTGGTATCTACGCCACTGCCAAAAGATTCAATGTTTAAGTTTACCTTACCTGAAGGTGTAGATTTCGATGACCAAAGATAATGGCAGCCTGTCATTAGAGTTTGATCATCAATCTACATTTGCGCCATTAGCCGCAAGAATGCGCCCACAAGTGCTTGACGATTACATTGGTCAAAAGCACTTATTATCTGATGGTAAACCATTAAAAGTCGCAATCGAACAAGGGTTGTGTCATTCCTTGATTTTTTGGGGACCTCCCGGCACTGGTAAAACGACGTTAGCTGAACTGATAGCTACTTATGCGAACGCTGAAATTGAACGTATTTCAGCGGTAACATCAGGTGTTAAAGAAATTCGAGCCGCAATAGAAAAGGCGAAACTAACCGCGCAAGCAAGAAATCGCCGTACCATTTTATTTGTAGACGAAGTGCACCGCTTTAATAAGTCACAACAAGATGCGTTTTTACCCTTCATTGAAGACGGTACCATTACTTTTATCGGCGCCACAACAGAAAATCCATCGTTTGAATTGAATCAGGCTTTATTATCGAGAGCTCGTGTATATCTATTACAAAAACTCTCAAATGAAGACTTAAATACAGTATTAAGCAAAGCGTTAGAAGATAAAATTAAAGGCTACGGTGACTATGATGTTTCCCTAGAGCCTAAAGCACAAGAGTCGTTACTTGCGCTTGCCAATGGTGATGCACGTCGTTTACTTAACCTGCTGGAAAATTGTTTCGATATCAGCGAACAAGCCGATAATAAGGTTATTATCACTTTAGATATCGTGAATATGGTTGCCGGTGAAAAACAAGCTTTGTATGACAAAGGTGGTGATCACTTTTACGATTTAATAAGCGCCTTTCACAAATCAGTAAGGGGTTCTGACCCAGATGCAGCGTTATATTGGTATTGCCGAATACTAGAAGGTGGCGGTGATCCTTTATATGTTGGTAGAAGGTTATTAGCCATTGCCAGTGAAGATATTGGTAATGCCGACCCTAGAGCGATGCAGCTCGCAATAAATGCCTGGGATACTTATCATCGAGTAGGACCCAGTGAAGGCGAACGAGCAATCGCACAAGCTACCGTTTACATGGCCTTAGCGCCAAAAAGTAATGCCGTGTATACCGCATTTAAAAAAGCTAGAGAACTGGCTAAAGATACTGGTCACTTAGAAGTGCCATTACATCTTCGTAACGCGACTTCTAAGTTAACTAAAGAGTTAGGCCATGGGGCAGAATACCGTTATGCTCACGATGAACCAGGGGCCTATGCCGCTGGAGAGTGTTATTTACCTGAGTTGATCAATCATGCTAATTTTTATCAACCTACTGATCGTGGATTAGAAAAAAAATTGCAGGAAAAAATCAAATACTTACGTGAACGTGACGATATGAGTGGGAATAAGCGTTATGAATAATGCAATGATTTATTTGTTTGTTGCCATTGGTGGTGCAGGCGGAGCATGTCTGCGATTTTTTATTGCACAAATAGTGTTAAATTTACTTGGAAAAGGATTCCCTTTTGCCACCTTGATCGTTAATATAACGGGCTCGCTCATAATGGGTGTTTTATACGGATTAATTGAACAAGGTGTTATCGAGGTTGTCTTATACCGGACATTAATAGGTATTGGATTTCTGGGTGCTTTTACCACCTTTTCTACGTTTTCATTAGATACGTTGTTGTTATTGCAACAAGGTGAGATAATGAAAGCCATGTTAAACGTTCTTTTAAATGTGGTGCTATGTGTATTAGCGGCAGGTTTAGGAATGTTTTTTACAAAATAAATTTATAATACAGTGACAGATCATGCTTGACTCAAAACTGCTTAGAGCAGACTTAGATACAATTGCAGCAAAACTAGCCGGAAGAGGTTATATTTTTGATACTGCTACATTTAACGCTTTAGAAGATGAGCGTAAAGAATTACAAGTTCGCACTCAAGAACTTCAAAATGAACGTAATACCCGTTCAAAATCTATTGGCCAAGCGAAAGCCCGCGGCGAAGACATTCAACCTTTATTGGCTGAAGTAGGTCAGCTAGGTGCTAAATTAGATTTAGCTAAAGAAGAGTTAAATGTTTTACTTGCTAAGATAGACGCTATTGTTTCTTCTGTACCAAATGTTCCTCATGAGTCAGTGCCACACGGTGCAGATGAAGATGATAATGTAGAAATTCGACGTTGGGGCACACCGAAAGAATTTGATTTTGACGTTAAAGATCATGTTGATTTAGGCGCAGCTATAAACAAAGGTTTAGACTTTGAAAGTGGCGCTAAATTAAGTGGTACTCGTTTTGTTGTTTTAAAAGGTCAAATTGCTCGTTTAAACCGTGCATTAGGGCAGTTCATGTTAGACCTTCATACCGACACACACGGTTATACAGAAGCTAACGTGCCATTATTGGTTAACCATGAGTCGTTATACGGCACTGGTCAATTACCAAAGTTTGGTGAAGACTTATTCCACACTGATTTGGGCAACAAAAAGTTTTCTTTAATTCCAACGGCAGAAGTTCCACTGACAAACTTAGTGCGTGATGAAATTGTTGATGAAGATGAATTACCAATTAAATTAACTGCGCTGTCGTCATGTTTTCGCAGTGAAGCTGGCTCTTCAGGTCGCGATATTCGTGGTTTAATTCGTCAACATCAATTCGATAAAGTTGAATTAGTGCAATTAGTTAAGCCAGAAACATCATTTGATGCGTTAGATGAATTAACGGGGCATGCTGAAAAAGTGTTACAACTTTTAGAGTTACCATACCGCACCGTAACGTTATGTACAGGCGACATAGGTTTTAGTGCGATGAAAACCTTTGATATTGAAGTTTGGTTACCGGCACAAAATACTTACCGTGAAATTTCTTCATGTTCAAATATGGGTGATTTCCAAGCTCGTCGTATGCAAGCTCGTTTTAGAAACAAAGAAACTAAAAAGACTGAATTACTGCATACCTTGAATGGCTCTGGATTAGCTGTTGGACGTACTTTAGTAGCAATACTTGAGAATTACCAACAAGCCGATGGTTCTATTACTGTTCCAACCGTGTTGCAGCCTTATATGGGTGGGTTAACCAAACTAGGGTAACCAACACAGTAATACTTCTTAATAAAAAGCGCTTCGGCGCTTTTTTTGTATATGGACATACTTATACACGGCAGGCATGGATAGCCTTTAGAGTGTGATTTAATCATGGATGAATTAACTTAGAATAGCCAAGGACCATTTCTTCACATCCTTGTGATCATTGCATATACAACTTCCATGTTGAAAATGGCTTATATTCTGTTTGTATATGGACATACTTATACACGGCAGGCATGGATAGCCTTTAGAGTGTGATTTAATCATGGGTGAATTAACTTAGTATTGCCAAATTGACCATTTCTGCATTTCCCTTTGCATATGTCATTTACAACTCATAAGTTGAAAATTGTTTAAATTAACAATTTTATTAGATTGCTAGTAAACCTTTGTCATAGCTAAAAAAATCGGAAATGTTTACGGAAATGTAATAGAATTTGTTTTAAAATAACATTTAGAGAAAACTCTTAAGTTATAATCATTTCAAACCATTAAATTCAACTTTAAATAAGGTTCAGCCATGTCAGTTCGTCGTAGTAGAAGTAAAGGAAACACCATTTTTTTGCCATCTAACTCTCGTTACAATCAGTATTTACTTGCCGAGTTTAAGATCACAGATGAATTATTAGATCGTTTAAAGGCAGAGCAAAATGCCGATAAATTAACACCTTGGCAAGGTTTTTATCAAAATGTCTCTGAACAATTATTTTCAATATGTGAAGATGAAGAGATAGATAATGTTCACTTTATTGCTAATGACAAATTACCAAGAGTACGGTTTAACCAAGAAATTCGTCATTGGGAAACAGAACAGCAAATGTTGATATTTTATAATCCTGAATATCATCAATTTTACAAATCACATTTTGATCCCGCATTGCGAGCCAAGAAAATATCAATATTATTTCTTGCTTCTGGAAGTACTGTTAGAACAAGTGCAGCAGGTTACCATACAAAAGTTCGCAAGGTCGTTAATAAATTAATTGACCAACTTGGCGTTAATGCGTCACAAGTACGTTTACGCGACCATCAACATTTAACTTACGATTTATTTGCTAAAGATAAAGGTGTAGAGGGCGGTAATAGCCATAATTTACGATTAATTAAAAACCGTTACCAAGCATCAGATGTCACGTTACCAACCAAGCACGATACCATTAGCTACGTTGTTGCCAGCCTGCCAATAACGAGAAGATTATTGAAAAGTGCAAATATTAAGTTAGTTGGACAAGAATCTTATGATCAATTCTATAAAATGATCAGCGATTCCTGTAGTGCCGCAGCTAAAAGAAAAAATTTAACTACAGGCGCATTTATTGCAAATGGTTTAACACCGATCGTGCGTAACAGCTCGAATGAACCCGAGCAAAAAGTTGGAGAACTACAGTTATTAGGTTTTGATCCAAAGCAAGCTAATGACGAATTTTACAGTAGCTGGAAAGCTGATACGTTAGTTGATTATGTGCAAATTGTTTTTGCCGCAACAGAACAAGATATCGAAAACAAAGGCTATAGTGAATTTCTTAAACGAGTAGACAGTGCCTTAAAACTGTTGGCTACTGACTTAGAAATGACGCCAGAGCATGAAGAAATTGCGGTACGCTTCCATCAGCACCTTGCTTATCATTTTAATGAACAGTAAATCACTTGCGAGTTAAACCGTAAACGTAAAAAAAGGCTATATAGAAATATAGCCTTTTTAGTTTCAAAACATTAAACCGCCATAGGTTTCATTGGTAGGTCTCGATAACGTTTACCTGATGCGGCAAATATAGCATTACTTAATGCAGGGGCAAAAGGTGATACGCCAGGCTCACCTAAGCCGGTGGGGCCTTTATTTGAATCAATAATGTGTACATTTACATTTGGCATATCAGATATTCTCATAACCGGATAATTATGGAAATTCGAATTAACAACGGCACCGTCTTTAAATGAAATTTCAGTAGCAAGAGCCAGTGACATCCCCATAACAACAGCACCTTCCATTTGTGCGGTTGCACCATCTGTATTTAAAATTTGGCCACAATCTATGGCACAATCGACATTTAATACTTTTATATCGTCGCCATCAACTTTCACGTGTACTGCCATTGCTACATAACTTTTAAAACTATAATGTACAGCAAGACCAATACCTTCTCCTTTTGGTAATTCTTTACCAAAACCAGAATGTTTAGCCGCAAGAGCCAGTGTTGCTTTAGAGCGTTTTACTTGTTCTGCTTGCTTAGGATTGTCATTAGCATCATAAATGTTGTTGAGCATTGTCAACGTATCTGTACCGGCCTCTACCGCTAATTCATCTGCGAAGGTACCAAAGGCAAAGCCATAAAAAATAGAATAAACCGCTCGATACCAACCGATACGTGTATGTGCAGGTGCGAGACCTGTTTCACTGCGATAGTTTTTAATGCCAAATGGGTGATTATCAACTTGCCCCAATGTTTGTGCAGGAGCTCTATCAAGGCCTTCTTGAAATAATGAAACTATGGAAGGAAACGCAGCACGGTGTAGCCAGCCAGTTACATTACCTTGGTCATCTAAAGACGCTTCTATGTGTTGAGCACTGATTGAGTGATAAAAACCGGTTCGCATATCTTCTTCACGAGACCAAATAAGTTGTACGGGCGCCTTGATTTTCTTTGAAATAACCGCCGCTTCATGCACATAATCACATTTAAATTTACGGCCAAATGCGCCACCTGCCATCATAACATTCACGTAAATGTCTTTTGCTTCACGGCCAAGCAGTTGGGCAAGGACTTTTTGGATATCAGCAGGGCTTTGAGTGGAAGCCCAAACTTCACAACTGGTATCCGTTACCGATACAACGCTAGCATTCGGTTCCATAGGGGCATGTGATAAATGCCCTCCAGTATAAGTTGCTTTTACTGTTTTGCTAGCCGATTGAAAAGCATTTTCTAGATCTCCTCGCTCTTTAGCTACCTCAGCAGGCTTTTCAACATTTTTAACTAACTCAGCTTTATATTCTTTAGTGTTATAAACCTTGTTAGGACCAAGGTCCCATTCAACAACTAATTTTTTAACTGCTTGTTGTGCTGTCCATGAATTATCGGCAACAACAGCAACCGCTCCAACAGAACTAAATGGGTGTTCAATAGGCGTTATTTCAACAACATCAATAACACCTGGTACTTTAAGCGCAGCTGTTTTATCTACGGATTTTAATTTTCCACCAAGTACCGGGCAATGCGTGACTGCAGCGTATTTCATACCTGGCAATTTAGTGTCGACACCATAAGTACGTTTACCAATTACAACTTTGTCTTGGTCGTGTCTGTCCAATGCCTTGCCAATGTATTTGAATTCCTCTTTTGTTTTTAGCTTAGGTTTTTTGGGTGTTTTAACATTAGCGGCCAAACTTGCTAACTCGCCATAGCCCAACTTTTGTTTATTGAGTTTATTAATGACAAAATGATTTTCAGCGTAACAATCTGTTGGTTTTACATCCCAAACTTTTGCGGCAGCGATAATTAACATTTCTTTAGCTGCTGCACCTGCTTTACGCATAGGTTTATACATTTTACGAATACTTGCTGAGCCACCAGTCGCCTGATTGCCATATTTGTCTTCATTGCCTTCACCTTGCTCAACGGTTACTCTTGACCAGTCTGCCTCCATCTCATCGGCAACAGCTGCTGGTAGTGCGGTAGAAATACCTTGTCCCATTTCACAGCGACCACAAAATAACAATAAGTCTCCGTTTTCACTTAAATGTATGAATGCATTTGGATTAAACTCGTCTGTTGGAGATTTAGCAACAGTAATATTTGGAATTGAAACACCAAGTACCAAACCTCCTGCAGTAATTCCGGTAGCTTTTAAAAAACTGCGACGATTCATTTTAGTGATAGTACCTAAATCAGGTGTGTTTGATTTATAGTACTCGGCTAGTGCTTCTTCGACATGCTTATTCATTTTAAACCTCCTTCGCTAAATCAAAGGCAACAGACTTAATTGCTTTTTTGATCCGCTGATAAGTGCCACATCGGCAAATATTTCCTTGCATGGCATTATCTATTTCGTCATCTGTAGGCGTAGCATTGGTCGCTAAAAAACTTGCTGCATTCATGATCTGACCTGCCTGACAATAGCCACATTGTGGTACATTGTTTTCTAACCAAGCGGTTTGTAATGGATGGGTACCATCTTTAGATAATCCTTCTATGGTGGTAATGGATTTACCAGCTAATACACTAACAGGTGTAATGCATGAACGTGTCGCCACACCGTCTACGTGTACAGTACAAGCGCCGCATAAGCCACTGCCACAACCAAATTTTGTGCCAGTAATTTCTAATCGGTCGCGTAGATACCAAAGAAGCGGCATGTTTTCATCGACATCTATTGGCTGGTCTACGCCATTAACTTTAATTGATTTGCTCATCGTAGCTCTCTTATAGAAGGTTTAAACTAAGTCTAATATGTTAATATCATATTAATATACATTACTTTAGCAAATAATCACTATGTAACTGTGGATCTTTAATTGTAAGAAAGTATGAGTTAGTTAAAAATAGGCAGGTAACAATGATAAAGCCCCATGGAATGGAGCTTTCGTATTATATACAGCGAGCAGGTTTTGGTAGGCCGGCAATTTTTGTCGCTTGTTTGGCAGGGCCTTTAGGGAATAATCGGTAAAGGTAGCGACTATTTGCTTTTTCTTCACCAAACTCTTGTTTTAGCGCTTTTATTAAAGCGCGAATAGCGGGAGACGTTTTGTATTCTAAATAAAAACCGCGTACGAAATTAACAACTTGCCAATGATCCTCTGATAAAACAATGTTATCGCCTTCGGCAATAATAATCGCTAGCTCTGCATCCCAATCACTAACCTGTAATAAATAGCCTTCTTTATCGGTTTCTATTTGTTGATTTTTAAATGTTATTGCCATGTGATCACTTTTGTTGCTGTATCAGACAATGTAACCAAGTCTTTTAAATTGGCCAAAACGATAGCACTATCGCCTATATCTACACCTCGTGCTTGTAGATGATTATATAAAGCATATACAGTTAGTGAATCAGTTCTCGTCATAAGCTTTGGATGAGCGACATTATAAACACCATCATCCATTAAAAAGAGGGTGTCTTTACTACTGATAATGCTTAAGCAAAGATTGAGTTTATTGTCGTTAAATGCGCTGCTGCGCACAATATGTAAAATAGCCATAAATTAAAAAGTTAAAATAACGTCTGCTTGGTTGAGAATGAGTGAAAGTTCATCTTGGTTAACTAACTTAACATCTTTAAAGGCGAAGTTAGTAGTTAATTGTCGTTCGGTTAAACAAGCCTGACTAATATAAATATTATCGATGTCGTAAAAGCCTAGCGCTTTAAAAGAAGATATAAAATCTTTACCATCAACACGCTCTGGATCCTGCTTAGCTTGCGTTTGATATACACCATCACCGATAAAAAATAATGACACATCCATTTCATAACTGGCCAATATTAGAGCTGCATCAAGCGCCTCTTTAGCATTGAATCTATCGAATGTTGAACTGGTGTTTAATATTGCATACTTTTTTATTTGATCGGGCATCATAATTGTACCACCTTGTCAGCAGTACTTGTTAAAACAACTAGCTCGCCTAGGCCTGATATCGTAAATGCAGGGTGAATATTATGATTAAACCCTTCATCATCATTATCAGTTAAACCACGACGTTCTCCAGCAGTAATACAAAGATGTAGGGGGGTTGATGTAAGTTTATTAAAATCTATCCAGGCAGTTAATAAATTAGTTTCATCACTAGGAGCTTGTACGTATTTATTCGCATTTAATACGCCATCTTGATAAAAAAAGATCCCATTAATACTGTGACCTTGTTGTACCAACTCTTGAGCATATGCCAAGGCGGTATTGGTTTTATTGTCAATGACTGAGGTTGTCACTATCAACGCAAAACTACTCAATTTATACCTATTTTTTATTAATTAAAAACAAAATGGCCATCAATGCCGACCGTGTATAACTATAAGCCGTCCATGTTTGATTGGCATTCCATCATCCCTGATGTGAGTCAATCATTAAAACATCCATGTTTAATTGGCATTCCATCATCCCTGATGTAAAAAAAAGCTCCGTACTAAGTAAGGAGCTTTTGATTATAAATGATTTTTTATAATTTATTAATCATCATTACCTGATAACACAGCTAATAAATGTAGTAAATGTACAAAAATATTATATATGTTTAAGTATAAAGACACTGTAGCGCGAATATAGTTCGTTTCACCACCGTGAATAATACGACTAGTATCAAACAGAATTAGACCAGACATAATTAAAATGATGCCTGCGCTAATTGCAAGTGATAGAGCCGGAATTGCAAGGAAGATATTGGCAATTATTGCAACAACAGCAACTAGTAGACCTACCATCAAGAAACCACCCATAAAAGAGAAGTCTTTTTTACTGGTTAGCGCATATGCTGATAATCCGAAGAAAATTAATGCCGTTCCACCTAAGGCTTGCATGATTAACGCGCCGCCACCTGGCATAGATGCATACATGCTTAACATAGGACCTAAAGAAGCACCCATTAAACCAGTAAATGCAAAAATCCAGTAAATGCCACTCGCTTTATCCGCTTGCTTATGAACAACAAATAATAAACCAAATGCAGCTAAAGTCATTACTAACGCCGCTATGTGAGAAAGGCCCATGGCCATTGAGATACCCGCTGTTACCGCACTAAAAGCTAACGTCATACCTAATAGCATATAGGTGTTGCGTAAAACCTTATTGATTTCGATAGCTGAGCTTTGGCTAGCAGTATTAAAACCCATTTGAGATTGCATAAAATTTCCTTTGAAAACTTAATTACTTAGTAAATCACTATTTATATTAGATGGGGATAAATTAAAAAAATTCAATATTTTTAGATTAAATGATTTTAAATCAATCCCTTTACCTACTTTTATATCGTAAACATCAACATAGGTAAACATAAATCGTGACATATTATGACATACGTTAAAATATTTGCCAGAAAAAGTGACTAATAAGCATTTATTATTTGTTGTTTTCTGTAACAGTCATTGCTGTGATCGTTCACCATGCCACACGCCTGCATATGAGCGTAGATAATAGTAGAGCCAACAAATTTAAAACCTCTGTTTTTTAAATCTTTGCTGAGTTTGTCGGATATTTCTGATGTAGCAGGGTAGTCGGCCAATTTATCTAAATTATTTATTATCGGCTTGTTATCTACATAAGCCCATATATAACTACAAAAACTGCCAAACTCTTGTTGGATTTCTAAAAACAGTTTGGCATTGTTCACTGCCGCCTTTACCTTTAATCGGTTACGAATGATACCTGCGTCCAGTAAAAGCTCTTCTATTTTGTCGTCATCAAACTTTGCTACAGCTTTAACATCAAAATTGGCAAAAAGTCTGCGATAATTTTCTCTCTTTTTTAATACCGTATACCAACTCAAGCCAGCCTGTGCTGATTCTAACGTTAAAAATTCAAACATAGTTTGGTCATCTCTAACAGGAACTCCCCATTCTTTATCGTGATATTCAACATAATCGGCTTTAGATTTATCTAGCCATGGACAACGGCATTTCATTTTAACAGTAGAGTTGGGCATTTAATTTCCTGACAGAAGGTGAGGGGTTGTTCATATATTGTTAATTTAGCAGAAAATTCAATCGAACTGGCGAAAAAATTTGCAAACAAACTTTTTTTTGAAATTAATGCTTTACAACAATTAAGAGACTCTTTAATATTCGCCCCATCTTGAAGCAAGCATTGTTTTAAGACTTCAGGTGAGATGGCTGAGTGGTCGAAAGCACCGGTCTTGAAAACCGGCATGGGTTTGTAGCCCATCTAGAGTTCAAATCTCTATCTCACCGCCATATTTAAAGAAAAGCCCAACATAAGTTGGGCTTTTTTTTATCCAATAAAAAATCATGGGTTTGTAGCGCTAATCCAACTTAGAGCTCAAATCTCTATCTCCAGGTTTTTTTCACGTCCTTGTGAAAACCACATCACTTCATTCTTGAGGTTAACCGTCATATAAAAAAGCCTTTGCTAGAATATATTGTGATCATAAAAAACTTGAAAAAACTACTTACAAATCTCCTACTAAACATACTTTTTATTAGAAAATTTAATTGCTAGGCTTAAGAAAACACGTAAACCAATGGAAAAAAAATTGAAAAATACAGTGCTGTCCATTTTTCTTGTAATTTTGGTAAGTGGATGTGCCAATAATTGGCGCACAGCAAGTCGAGAATCCGCTGGTATTGCTCCTATACCCAGTGAGAATAAAGCTGCTGTGATTGAAGTATATGCTGCCGATGCCTTCAGTTGGCGTGGTTGGTTTGCTGTGCACCCTTGGATAGCAATCAAAGAGGCTAACGCATCAGAATATACCGTTTATGAAGTAACAGGGTGGCGGGTAAAAAGAGGCTTGCCAGCAATAAGAAGCTATCAAACAGTAACACCAGATCGTTATTGGTATGGTTCAAAACCGGAAAAGTTAATCTCGTTAAAAGGCGAACAAGCCGAAAAATTAATTCCTAAGGTTAAAACTGCAGTTGAAAGTTACCCCTGGGCAAATGAATATACTGTATTTCCTGGCCCTAATAGTAATACTTTTTTAGCTTGGATAGGTTTACAGGTGCCCGAGCTTGAGTTAGAGCTACCGTTTAGTGCTATTGGAAGTGGTTATGTAGACTAGAAGGTTAGCGACTTCCATTTGGTAATCATCAAAAGCAATTAAAGCTTTTACATTTTCAGCATTCTTAACATAATCTTGGGCTTAATCTTTGTATCCTCCCAAAAATATAAAAGCCCACAACTGTGGGCTTTTACAATTTCAATTATATGTATTCACTTATTAGATCATAATTGAATTATATAATGGTCTCATTGAACATGCGTCTTCAACAGAGCCTACATGGAAAGACACGCCTTCAATCCATCGTAAGTTAATTGTATGTTCTTCTCTTTTTCTAAAATTTTCTTCATTTGAATTATTGGTTTTGTAAAAACAATCTACAACAACAATGTACTTTTTAGGTTTAACTTTTAATATATTTTGCTCAAATGTTTCTTGATTGCCTTTAGCATTAAAAATATATTTATTACTATCTAAATGCCTAATACTTTCAATCTCAAAATGCCATTGAGCTTCACTGTACTTTTCTATACCAGAATAATTTTTTCCACTAAGTTTTATTGCTCTTACATTATCCTGATCAAAAGAGTTACTTGTAGGGGAGGTAGAGCAGCCAACCATAATCATCGTTAGCGCGCAGATAAGGTAAGTTTTA comes from the Thalassotalea nanhaiensis genome and includes:
- the tusB gene encoding sulfurtransferase complex subunit TusB, which produces MAILHIVRSSAFNDNKLNLCLSIISSKDTLFLMDDGVYNVAHPKLMTRTDSLTVYALYNHLQARGVDIGDSAIVLANLKDLVTLSDTATKVITWQ
- the tusC gene encoding sulfurtransferase complex subunit TusC, with protein sequence MMPDQIKKYAILNTSSTFDRFNAKEALDAALILASYEMDVSLFFIGDGVYQTQAKQDPERVDGKDFISSFKALGFYDIDNIYISQACLTERQLTTNFAFKDVKLVNQDELSLILNQADVILTF
- the tusD gene encoding sulfurtransferase complex subunit TusD, which produces MSSFALIVTTSVIDNKTNTALAYAQELVQQGHSINGIFFYQDGVLNANKYVQAPSDETNLLTAWIDFNKLTSTPLHLCITAGERRGLTDNDDEGFNHNIHPAFTISGLGELVVLTSTADKVVQL
- a CDS encoding Bax inhibitor-1/YccA family protein; translation: MQSQMGFNTASQSSAIEINKVLRNTYMLLGMTLAFSAVTAGISMAMGLSHIAALVMTLAAFGLLFVVHKQADKASGIYWIFAFTGLMGASLGPMLSMYASMPGGGALIMQALGGTALIFFGLSAYALTSKKDFSFMGGFLMVGLLVAVVAIIANIFLAIPALSLAISAGIILIMSGLILFDTSRIIHGGETNYIRATVSLYLNIYNIFVHLLHLLAVLSGNDD
- a CDS encoding DNA-3-methyladenine glycosylase I, with translation MPNSTVKMKCRCPWLDKSKADYVEYHDKEWGVPVRDDQTMFEFLTLESAQAGLSWYTVLKKRENYRRLFANFDVKAVAKFDDDKIEELLLDAGIIRNRLKVKAAVNNAKLFLEIQQEFGSFCSYIWAYVDNKPIINNLDKLADYPATSEISDKLSKDLKNRGFKFVGSTIIYAHMQACGMVNDHSNDCYRKQQIINAY
- a CDS encoding DUF3750 domain-containing protein; its protein translation is MEKKLKNTVLSIFLVILVSGCANNWRTASRESAGIAPIPSENKAAVIEVYAADAFSWRGWFAVHPWIAIKEANASEYTVYEVTGWRVKRGLPAIRSYQTVTPDRYWYGSKPEKLISLKGEQAEKLIPKVKTAVESYPWANEYTVFPGPNSNTFLAWIGLQVPELELELPFSAIGSGYVD